The nucleotide window ttgtaattaaCACGCTATTAACATTTGTTAAACTATTGGGTTAAAACAGACAAAAGTATAACTAGATCTCACTACGAAGAAAGGTTCGGgttttagttcaaaaattttctggggtgttacactaacaatttaggaaaaataaattagctttcacatttttttcaaaaaacaatgAGATATGAGGTTGTGTTGAGCGAATTGAATTATGACCCGTCATTTTCCTATCTAAATTCTAACACATTTTGAGCGAATTAGATTATAATCTATATTGTTAAGCCATTCGTATTTAATCCTAGCCACTCATTTGTCATCTTTCTCTACATATGTACAAAtgtacacacacacacatatatatatatatacgtataTGTGTGTGTGAGCGCGTGTAGAAGTAGATAGGTTAAAGAAATGGGAAATTACCATGAGAATTCCTTTTATATCCTCCAAAGAGAGATCAATTGGTGTTAATTTCTCTTTCTTCAATTGAAGCAAAAGATCTATAATATCTCCTTCCATGGATTTTGGCCTATTGGGATTGTGATGTTGTTCAATTAGTTCTTCATAAAACTCATCCAAATCTTTGAAATTCTTCTCAAGCCTATATGTTAGTCCAGTGAGTTTATCAATCCAACTTAAAGATGGAAAAAAATCAGACACAAAAAAGCTTGCCAACATAGCTTCAGCTTCAACCATAATATAATCAAATCTCTTCCTTTCATGTGCTTCTTCATCAAATCTAATACCAAAACCAACTCTACAAATAATTGTACTATTAAGTGAAATCATCAAATTGCTCAAATTGGTGACTTGAGAATTAACAGCTAGTTGATATATTTTCTTGATCATTCTTGAGACTTCATCTTTTCGAATCGGACCAAATAATTGCACTTTCTTGAGACTAAATAAATGAAGAACacatatttttctcatttctctCCAATAATCATTGTAAGGTGCAAAACCAATATCATGACCATTGTAAGACAATTTTTGTTGGCCAACAAGAGAAGGTCTACTACAAAATACTAAATCTTGTGTCTTGAGTACTTCTTTTGCTAATTTTGCTGAAGAAACTACAACAATTTGAACAGAAGCAAGTTTCAATGATAATATTTTTCCATACTTTTTGGAAagtttccaaaaataaatatgaggAGCAAAACTATCAAATTGATGCAAATTTCCAATGAATGGAAGCCCTATAGGACCTGGTGGAAGCTTATTTTTTCTACCCCTTTTGACTTTAGGGAGAAGAAAGACGAGGCAAATAGGAATGACCACAAAGAGTAGaaagaaaatcattttattgTCTAGTTGCCTAGTCACTTGATATGccttatatacatatataaatataaatggtCTTTGggataaactatttttttaggAGCTTTCGTAACTTCTATATACTGAAAATATAAAAGTATTTCTAGACCATCAGGCCATCGAAGATATAATAACTATAAGTAAACTATTCATAACGAGAGGAACCATTTACTAGGAAATAAGATCTACAATTTGCTACAgaacttttaattaaattaatagcGTAAAAAATTGTTATGCTATTAATAAATTAGTTATATTAGTTCATTTTtaaatgagtaatttttttttttgtgagagATCGAACCGTGGAAATAGTCACTATAGGATAGACTATTTACCTATAAAGTGCcaacacaaaaattataaaaccacTGAAGGTTGAAAATGACCTTTATCCTTTAGCAATCAAGATTATTGGACCATATAAACAGTAAAAATATTATGTGATACACAAAATTCTGAATTTGCCTTTAATTTTCAAGATATTTGTGTGCACAACTTAGATATCAAAGGTGAATGAATAGATATCTAGTAGGGATAATAGAACATGTGGTTctcaattatttataaattcgCCGTATATTAAAAGAGATTTTTAGTGAAATGTGATAAAGTATATGAATACAACTAACATTTTGAATTCTGCCAATAATTGGTGATATATTGAAGGAACGTAACATTATTTTGAAGCAATTATATTTATAAGCACGAAATATGTTTAGATATCATTCTAGTGGTATTTCTATAGTGAACTAAATTATAGAAAATGGATTACAAAATGTAAAAATTCTAGTTAACACATGTGATATAACAAATTCTTTGAAAATTTCAAGGAAAGTTTAAAATTCTGTAACAAACTTTTTAAGGGATAACAGTATAAATCTTCTTACGATTTTGAACGTAGTAAACATAACTATTATTTACGATGACTCAAAATAGAAATTATTGTTATTAAGCTTATATTATTCTTGAGAAAATCAAAACTCTCCCTATACCCGACTATTTTAATGTTccacatcatatatatatatatatatatatatataccagaattcatttttaatttatttatttccaaaaaaagcCTTCCCTTTcctgaaaaattgtgacttttatgaagagttgcgactttagtgaaaaattgtgacttttatgaaaggttgtgacctttccgaagggttgcaacttttccaaatagttgtaacatttccgataaggcacGATCTAACATTTTTTACACTACCCTTTATTGTCTAAattagagggatttcctctcattttaaaacaacgaaaattctgaacctctttttcttcttcacaattaaatatttgtgtactttgctcctgttaaGTGGTTGTgtcattgcttatgttacagatcctggtatgtatttttagagtcattaatttatgcttatgttattaaggataaatgataagatgtaataattttaagttaccagtttcaaaaaaaaaaaaagattaataattttcattttcctttgcattattaatgtttgttactacgtaatcttgtatgtaagataatatagtgttttagttttaatgactaataagttttaattattattttataaatttcatgatATTAAATTCTCGCGCGAAGCGCGAGTAATTtactagttatatatataattgtgaGAGTTAAAGAGAGAGATGTATCGAGCTTTTCAAGATAAACCAAGAGAATATCTTGAAAAATTATATCTATGATAATTAAAAACTATAATATTATATGCTAAATCGTCATTTTAAGGATGACGACTTAACAACGGCATACATATGTATTATGGCGATTTTTTATAACTGTGTATTAAAACCGCCATAATACTATCACTTTTTGTAGTTCATTATTCATGTCTAGTTAAGGTTAACTGAATAGTACATAATTCGTGTTGAAAAGCAATTGATGAATTCAGCTTACTTCAAAAACTACCCTTAAATTGGGATGtaatttagaaatatttttttgggataagACAAAGGTCATTTTTCTTATTCACAGTGATTCCGGGCCTGCCATTTATGTCAATGTCCTCTTTTTTCAATCCATAAGGTAACTCCCAATCAAATGCATAAAGAAGATTTGATAATGCAAGTTCCACAGATGCAACCCCAAGTGCCAAGCCCGGACACCCTCTTCTTCCTGCTCCAAACGGAATTAACTCATAGTCTTGTCCTTTGAAGTCAATATCACTATTTAAGAATCTCTCAGGCATAAATTCTTCTGGATTTTCCCATATTTCAGGATCTCTTCCAATTGCCCATGCGTTAACATAAACTATAGTTCTTGGTTGAAATTCGTAGCCTTCTAGTGTGGATATTTTCATTGATTCTCTTGGTATTAAAAGTGGAGCTGGTGGAAATAATCTTAATGTCTCTTTTATCACTGCTTGGAGATAAGGCATATTTTGAATATCATCTTCATTTACAGTGCCTTTGTTTCcaattaaatttcttatttcttcttgaactttcttcATGGCTTTTGGATTCTTGATCAAGATTGTCATTGCCCATACTACCACAGCTGCACTAGTGTCTGATCCAGCAAGTAACACATTCTACATAAAAATTGACAATTCATGAGAAAATTTTCAAGGCATATTTAGccacaataatatatataattgtcgttatattatattttagtggcaataataaatacaaatatttgtaattaaCACTCTATTAACATTTGTTAAACTATTGGGTTAAAACAGACAAAAGTATAACTAGATGGGTTATATTACCATCCAAGCTCAAATATACATGCAAAATCAAATTGAGGCAAGCTAACAATTCGGGAAAAATAAATTAGCtttcacattttttcaaaaaacaataAGATAAGAGGTTGTGTTGTGTTGAACGAATTGAATTATGACCCGTCATTTTCCTATCTTAGTTCTAACACATTTTGCCTCAAGAACATTTTGAGCGAATTAGATTATAATCTATATTGTTAAGCCA belongs to Solanum stenotomum isolate F172 unplaced genomic scaffold, ASM1918654v1 scaffold28252, whole genome shotgun sequence and includes:
- the LOC125851612 gene encoding 6,7,8-trihydroxycoumarin synthase-like, producing the protein MIFFLLFVVIPICLVFLLPKVKRGRKNKLPPGPIGLPFIGNLHQFDSFAPHIYFWKLSKKYGKILSLKLASVQIVVVSSAKLAKEVLKTQDLVFCSRPSLVGQQKLSYNGHDIGFAPYNDYWREMRKICVLHLFSLKKVQLFGPIRKDEVSRMIKKIYQLAVNSQVTNLSNLMISLNSTIICRVGFGIRFDEEAHERKRFDYIMVEAEAMLASFFVSDFFPSLSWIDKLTGLTYRLEKNFKDLDEFYEELIEQHHNPNRPKSMEGDIIDLLLQLKKEKLTPIDLSLEDIKGILMVISHFFNLSTSTRAHTHIYVYIYICVCVYICTYVEKDDK